Genomic segment of Schistocerca nitens isolate TAMUIC-IGC-003100 chromosome 9, iqSchNite1.1, whole genome shotgun sequence:
ctgaagcaAACCCTAGCAAATCCTCTTTTTCCATGTAGTGAatagtgctggaacgtattttctatgtgtaatTGTGAAGGTAATAATGCGCAGAAGGTCACTCCtgcaagacaagaaaagaaaatgcaaatattcagaataaatACAAGATTCCTTCTGATTTACATATATAACTGTGTAAGATGGAatgaagtgatacaaaaatagtAAGGCCTGATAACAGTGAAAATAATGGCTGAGCTTTGATAAGAGTAGACACTACAGTCTAGTGAAGTGAATACAGTGGTGAGATGCATGTGCGACGGAGAAATCAGAGGAAATCCATATAACCACTAAATGATGTGTGACGACCGCCGAACTGCAATGCACAACAGAACATAATGCCGAGTCCTGCAGTGCAGCCCCTACCTTCAATTTCGCTGGCAGAAAACTTCGTCCAGGTGCGAGATGGGGTATTGGTGTTCTTGGGGTTGAGCTTTGGAGCTGAATCTGTCGTAACCCGTCTCTGGACTGGACGGCATATACAACATCGACTTCATaagcctggagcgacattacagtgGGTGTGCAGGCAGTGCTGGTGCTCATGTGGCACTGACGTCACTGTGATGGGCGCGGTGAACAATAAGCTGCTTCAGGCCATATGTACAGCGAACAATGATATAGCATGTGCCGAAAGGACACATTCTCAGAATTGCCAATGAACCAAAAGCAAgtgagaaaaacaatttttaaaccaGCTTGAAAGGGccatttaagaaatttaaaattttttccctGTTCACACCACACAGCTTAACAAATGTAAGGATAAATAATAAACTAAGACGGAAGCACAACATGGACATGCAATTATGTAATAAAAATACATGTGAATGTATTTATGTGTATGAATTTGTAGATATACTTGTAGTagcataagggtattaaaactccattgagGTGCACTAAATGACCAAATTATGAGACCCAACATAAATATggctactgtatactgtctccctaaataaagagactcatttccgacagtatacagtggggagagggtggaagggggggggggggcgttacgaCAGTATACAGTAAGGGGCCATTTGTGacgtaccttttgcatttcttgcttttatgtttttgtttaataaaggcaaagagaaaaggtgaagtggTAGCCCAGCATAGAGCCTGCGCCTAccatcatgtatttttgattttcaaatgttaaaaaacatgATATTTTTCCTGTTTCTTGGCAAGGGGAAGGACTCACACTCTGTTAATGAACGAAGGTAGACGCATGTTATTTTAGAGCATAATCGGCAGTAGCAATTTTGGTTATGAGAATAAGTGAAAAGTTTgtacttttgatgtgtgtagaattaatGATACATTCATAATTCATTAGTGAGAAATTGTGTTATTATTCCAAGTAAAACTGTAATAGAGAAGAATTgaagaagcccacctgtgtacttcagTTATCACGAAGATCTGATTACCGTATCATGGACacagtcaagattttgtaggtggatacagcaatcggacgtagtattattaattggtaagcataaatttATAGCAAGAGAAAGATTATTTCGTTCGTGCAGAACTAATATGAACTCATTTACAGGCGtagcccagcttattgtgcttgcCCGAGTGCCAAAAAATTGATCTCATTAATTCCCTATAtcttaacttttttttattatatatatatttttattatattataccaTTCACTACCTCAACCTGCCACATTGGCGAATGGTCTGAAGACAGTCTTAAAAATAGACTGAAACAAGTcactattttaataaacatttatatCAGATcaagattgttttaatttttttaaaaagtatttaacTTAGATTTAGCAAGATatgtttctgaaaaagagcaaCTTGTTAGTTTTATATAAATCTCAAGTGTTAGGAACCCTTTCCTGAAGGTATCTGTGCGTAGCCTTGTACAGAGATATAATGTGAacaatgaacagttcagacaagaaaggaatagaagcttctgaaatttggtgctacagaagaatgctaaaaagcagataaaataacTTTAGGAGATACTGAATAAactgagtgaaaagtttagtgcacaACTTTATTAAAAGAAGGTATCAGTTCATATGAcacaccctgaggcatcaagggatcgccaatttggtAGTGGTGTGAGAAGTGTggggcaggttcaaatggatgtaggttgcagtagttacacaatGATGACAGTAATCCTGGTTACTTTTGATGTTTATGGTTGGTGCTATGAACACTCCTCTTTCTGGATGGGAGGAGAAGTGTTCATAGCAACAACTGTCAGTCTGAGACCTATTCATTCCTGCAAATATCTTGTAAAAGTTAATGGGATGCAGTAATGTCATAGGTTCAAGTTATTAACACTTTAAatatcataaaattacaaatatacaccaattatatttatttatgaaaatattcttacatttttattttacattcactTGTTTAATATCATTACAAAGAACTATAATATATGAAAGAGAATTATGTTTCACTGCTTGGCCTTGTGTTGGGTACTCTTGAAACTGTTGCAGGATAACATAACCACAACTCTTTTTGATACTTTGTATCGAGTCCTGTCTTTATAACAGTTATGACTTTTTCAAATAGAAGTGGATCATCCTCGTCATCAAAAGCTTCTACAGCAACATATTCGTATCTGTCCTTGTCAATCAACTTACAGACTTGCCGCATACAGTCTCCAAGTGCTCTAAACGAAAGTGGACTGCCTTTGCTCTCTCTAACAATTAAAAGGAAAATGTAATAATTTGGTTTTTGTATAGCAATAAATTTGCCAAGCTTTCTGTCCATTTGCTGATACTGCGGCATTATTCTGAATTTTCTGTCCAATAATTCTAATGTTGAGTTGACCGAGCGATCTGCTGCACAAAGGCACAAAATAGCAGTACCTACATCAATGTCAGCTACTGGCATCTGTGCGCTCTTCAACCAAACATTACTGGTGTGCTTAGGTTTTGATGATTCTGCCGTATCCTAGAATAAAGAAACAAATCATGCAAGTGAATAAATAGTGAAATGTACTACAGGCATTAGTTTCTTGATGGTAACAGTGGTTGAACTTTGTGGCTGTGAACAGAATCAGTTGAAGAAATACAGACGCCAGCAACTTTTAGTAAAGTTTTTAGACAACAATACAAGTCACATAATACATTTATATCTTCCACATGTGGAAAATGAAGCCACAAATTACAGAACAGAAGGTAACCACAGGTTCAAAACACATTCAATAACAATCTTATAgtgacaaaaatataaatatattacaCCAGTAAAAAATGGGTCTTTGCATAAATAGACATAAACAAAAATTGGCTGGTGGCTGTATTTCTTAAAGTAAAGCATTGCTGGCAGTAGCCATAGTATTATCAATAAATGAACGAAGCTATTCCAAAATCTCATATGAGATTGAGGTGGTAATGTTATTCGGAGTATGCTCTCTACCCTGTTAGTTAACACGAAATTTGAAAGATACCTTGAACACAAAAGTTCTGAACTTTTAGAACCAACACTGCCTCTCTGACCTGATGAAGTACACAAAACACAAAAACAGTTCACTGGTAGATAATCTTTTTATAGAATAAGATAAatgtaatcaaataaaaacttttcctgttaagattgGTCTTTTGGATCACAATTCACAGCTACATCTAcacccacactccgcaagccacctgacggtgtgtggcggagggtaccttgagtacctctatcggttctcccttctattccagcctcgtattgttcgcggaaagaaggtttgtcggtatgcttctgtgtgggctctaatctctctgattttattctcatggtctcttcgcgagatatacgtaggagggaggaatgtactgtttgactcttcagtgaaggtatgttcttgaaactttaacaaaagcccgtaccaagctactgagcgtctctcctgcagagtcttccactggagtttatctatcatctccgtaacgctttcgcgattactaaattattcagtaacgaagcacgctgctctctgttggatcttctctatctcttcaatcaaccctatctggtacggatcccacactgctgagcagtattcaagcagtgggtgaacaagcgtactgtaacctacttccttcgttttcagattgcatttccttaggattcttccaatgaatctcagtctggcatctgctttaccaacgatcaactttacatgatcattccattttaaatcactcctaatgcgtactcccagataatttatggaattaactgcttccagttgctgacctgctaatttgtaactaaatgataagggatctatctttctatgtattcgcagcacattagacttgtctacattgagattcaattgccattccctgcaccatgcgtcaattcgctgcagatcctcctgcatttcagtacaattttccattgttacaacctctcaatacaccacagcatcatctgcaaaaagcctcagtgaacttccaatgtcatccacaagctcatttatgtatattgtgaatagcaacggtcctatgacactcccctgcggcacacctgaaatcactcttacttcagaggacttctctccattgagaatgacatgctgcgttctgttatctaggaactcttcagtccaatcacacaattggtctgatagtccatatgctcttactttgtttattaaacgactgtggggaattgtattgaacaccttacggaagtcaagaaacacggcatctagctgggaacccgtgtctatggccctctgagtctcgtggacgaatagcgcgagctgggttttacacgaccgtcttttttgaaacccatgctgattcctacagagtagatttctagtctccagaaaagtcattatactcgaacataatacgtgttccaaaattctacaactgatcgacgttagagatataggtctatagttctgcacatctgtttgatgtcccttcttgaaaacggggtgatctgtgctcttttccaatcctttggaatgcattgctcttctagagacctacggtacactgctgcaagaagggggcaagttccttcgcgtactctgtgtaaaatcgaactggtatcccatcaggtccagcggcctttcctcttttgagcgattttaattgtttctctatccctctgtcgtctatttcgatatctaccattttgtcatctgtgcgacactctagagacggaactacagtgcagtcttcctcggtgaaacagagctagttacagtatatgacacagCTCCATATAGTAATGCAAAACAgcctccaaaatagtgtgttcaattGACAATTTAACAACTGCAAGTTTTAGTGACAACTTGCAACAGTTAGGCAGGGATGAAGAGTGCAGGGAACCAATGCTAATTTAAAACTTAACATATATCTTGATAGCTTTGTGAGTATATCtggaaacagtttccctaagaaaatagtgaaacataattgtaagaaaccatccaTAAAGCTGTGGCTTACTAGAGGAAAAAAATACCTTGTAAGcagaaaagggaaatttatcttatagctagaaggggtaatgatccagaaacagtcgaACTTTATAAAAACTATTGcacggtactaagaaaagttattaaaaagtccagaagtgtgTGCATTATGTATGAGATTaacacctctgataataaaattaaaacaatttggaatattgttaaaaggtaaACAGGGCAAGCagcacaggaagactgaatttttatcaaactcactgaaaagtttgttaacaaaatgtCAGAAGTAGAAAATAGGCTCCAACTGTTCATTATATGGAAGATGCAATACCtaagcaatttgataaaactgaaattcaacccacccttcctactgaaattaggaaaataataaaatcactcaaaagtaaaagctcacatggaattgatggcatttcaaaCACAGTACTAAGACTTGTATCCAAAAGGTAAGAATGATTCTCACCCACATATGTAGTATTCACAAAAAGAGGATATTTTTCCAGCCAGAATatactattgttaaaccattgcataaaaagggggataggtctgatgctaacaactatcaCATAATCTCACTTCTGACAACTTTATCCGAAACGTTTGAGttgagctacttatgctattagggttattgtgcattttggtgataaacatattagtaaattagcctactgtgcCTATTTTCATCCACTGCTTTCATATGACATTATATTTAcaggtaaaaataaagtactaacgaaATGTcatttcggttttcagaaaggcttttcaacagaaaacactatacatgctttcactgatcaaatattaaatggtcTGAATAACAGAACATCACTCAataggattttttgtgatctctcaaaagcttttgactgtgtgaatcttgAATTTTTTCTAGATAAGCTtatgtattgtggtatgagtggaacagtgcacaaatggtttaatgttCAATTCATACTTAACTAGAAGagaaggctgaaattaacagtacagacagtCTGCAAAAATCAACAGACTACTCTAACGGGGGAGGTATCAAGAACGGTGTCCCACAGGGTCGAGTCTTGGCTCCCTTATTGTTCCTAATATATatcaatgattgccactctaaattCACGAAGAtggaaagctagttctttttgctgaagatgaggacattgtaaataatgtatttcagaaaattattaagtggttctctacaaatgtactctcactaaattttgagaaaacatcgcatatacagttctgtacaataaatggcataaccactgataaatatagcctttgaacagaagtctgttgctaaggcagaatattcaaaatttcttggtgtgtgtattgacaagaaattgctttggaagaaacacattgatgatatgCTGAAATGGTTAGTTTCAACTTATGCTatatatgcctattttcattcactgctttcatatggcatcatattttaggtaatttcatcattaagagaaaaagtagttATTGCATgagagtgtgtaatcagaataatggtTGGGCTCCccaaagatcaccttgcagacatttacttaaggaactagggatatttACAATACCTTCACAATACACATATTCACCAATGAAAATCGTTATCAATAACCCATtccaattaaaaaataacagcaaagtgcatagccacaacactagaagaaaggatgatcatcactattctgggttaaatctgactttggcacagaaaggggcgcATTATGCTATCATGAGTCTTTGCCAAACAGcagtaaaagtctgacagatacccaaatagcatttaaaaataaacaaacaaattaaaagaacttctgaatgacaactccttctactcaatagttgaatttttagatatgaagtacagaacaaaaagaaagaaataaagaaaagtgtgtcaTATTCATAATCATTGGAGCAAGTAttaatgaaatgtaatgaaaaattAATACAGGCCTCTACTTTGATagcttttatgaatttatttttaaaattgttggCTTATTGCTTCCTTCATTCCTCTTGATCAAGGTTATGAGCAGATTAAGACATCCAAAAGAAAAGAACAcccacacacaaaatcacacagtTTTAGGgtttccaagaattaaaaaaaaaaaaaaaaaaaaaaaaaaaaaaaaaaaaaagcaaacattgAAGAATCCTTGATTAAATGAAACGATTAAATCAGAATCAAAACAGGGGAAATGTGACAAAGTATAGGAgaaggttataatagagggaaacattccacgtaggaaaaatatatctaaaaacaaagatgatgtgacttaccaaatgaaagtgctggcaggtcgacagacacacaaacgaacacaaacatacacacaaaattcaagctttcgcaacaaactgttgcctcatcaggaaagagggaaggagagggaaagacgaaaggatgtgggttttaagggagagggtaaggagtcattccaatcccgggagcgaaaagacttaccttagggggaaaaaaggacaggtatacactcgcacacacacacatatggggatatgtgtgtgtgtgcgagtgtatacctgtccttttttccccctaaggtaagtctttccgctcccgggattggaatgactccttaccctctcccttaaaacccacatcctttcgtctttccctctccttccctctttcctgatgaggcaacagtttgttgcgaaagcttgaattttgtgtgtatgtttgtgttcgtttgtgtgtctgtcgacctgccagcactttcatttggtaagtcacatcatctttgtttttagatataaagtatAGGAGAATATTGCCATGAGTAACTACTTCATATAATCCATATTACAAAAAACGTCCAATATTGCAAATTCCACTCGAAGACTAGGTTTGGactgagacccattttcaaatcactgTAACACAGGCAGAAATGATATTTCCGAAAATGTAAAAAGCAAGTTAAAAATTTGTAAACAAACAGTTACAGTGCATACAGGAATACCATTTTTGAttatgttatgatgatttgaaaatgaatctcggcccaaaactagtcaccgagtgaaaataaagaaataaataaaaaataaatagaaataaagtgAATTTTTCAACTtcagactggtttttcgttgtactggttAACAGAAGTTACTGATTCATAGCTACTGCAGCATGATGGAAGTTTGTAATCCACACTTGTATTTAATCAAGAACAATATTTGTTTAACGATAATTATTcatccttccagaatgagattttcactctgcagcggaacatgcactgatatgaaacttcctggcagctatccaagcatgactcacgacctgtcctcacagcttcagttctgccagtacctcatctcctaccttccaaacttcacagaagctcttctgagaacctgatatgaaacttcctggcagattaaaactctgtgccggaccgagactcaactcgggacctttgcctttcacaggcaagtgctctaccacagaagagcttctgtgaagcttggaagataggagatgaggtactggcagaattgaagctgtgaggacgggtcgtgagtcttgcatggatagctcagatggtagagcacttgcccacgaaaggcaaaggtcctgagctcgagtctcagtccggcacacaatttcagtctgccaggaagttccactatTCATCCTGGTCTGAGGCAGATTAGATTGTGAATTCTGTTCAAATGCTCTAACTTATACTTGTTTACAGGTCATGTCTGTAGCAGACACATTATTACTGGCTTGCCTCTCATTCTGACACTATCCTTGAATATTCTCATTCTCTTCAACTCTGTACTCAGTATTACCAGATTTAGGCACCCAAGGAATGTACCACCACTAGTGGTTTTATCTCCTATTGTCTCTGAATATATGGAATGTAAAATTATGTTTATCCTTGTACGGCTCACAGTATGATCCAGCAATATGTGCACC
This window contains:
- the LOC126204291 gene encoding uncharacterized protein LOC126204291; translation: MNRSQTDSCCYEHFSSHPERGVFIAPTINIKSNQDYCHHCGKNFKFLKWPFQAGLKIVFLTCFWFIGNSENVSFRHMLYHCSLRCCICRPVQRRVTTDSAPKLNPKNTNTPSRTWTKFSASEIEGVTFCALLPSQLHIENTFQHYSLHGKRGFARVCFRDQATSRIATCSVLLVYLFYPWHLINLHTMYNIGTCSFVSEYGECFIP